GAGGAAAAGGAGCAGCACGAACGTCACCAGCAGCGCCCCTTCAGCCAGATTCTTGAACACCGTGTGCAGGGTGGTGCTGATCAGCCAGGCTCGGTCATAAAAGGGCTCGAGATGCACCCCTTTGGGAAGAATCAGCGTGTTGAGCTTATGCACGGCCTCCTTCACCCCAGTCAGTACTTGCGAGGGATTCTCCCCTTTGCGCATCAACACGATGCCGGTGACGACATCCTCCTCCTGATCCTGGCCGACAACGCCCTGACGCGGGACGGCACCGATGGTCACCTCGGCGATGTCTTTGACAAAAATTGGCGTACCATTGCGGGAAGTGATCACGATGTTGCCGATGTCCTCGCCGGAACGAAGGAGGCCAATCCCGCGAATGAGATACTGCTGGGCGCCCTGATTGACATAACTGCCGCCGGCATTGGCATTGCCCCGGCCCAACGCGGTAAACAACTGTTGTAACGTGACATTGTAGTAGCGCATTTTGGCGAGATCGGGATTGACCTCGTACTGTTTAATCAACCCGCCCATGGTCACCACGTCCGCCACGCCGGGCACGGTCTTCAAATGCCGTTCGACCGTCCAGTCTTCAAGGGTGCGCAGTTCGCGCGGGCTGTACCCGTCGCCTTTGAGCCGGTAGCGGAAGATTTCTCCGATGGCGGTGGAGAGTGGCGCGAGTTGCGGCAGAACCCCTGGTGGCAGGTCGGCGGTTTGCAGTCGTTCGAGCACTTGGGCGCGGGCGAAATAGTCGTTCACCGAGTCGTCAAACGTCAGCATCATGTACGAGAGGCCAAACTGCGTATGTGAAAATATCCGAACGCAATGCGGCAACCCGCTGAGACTGGTTTCGACTGGGATGGTAACCTGTTTCTCGACCTCTTCCGGGGCATGGCCCGGATAGAGGGTGATGACATTCACCTGGATATCAGAAACGTCTGGAAAGGCCTCGATGGGCAGGGAACGAAACGCCAGGATGCCGCCAGCGACAAAGAGCACCGCCATGATCAAATAAAAAAACGGCTGGTGAAGCGCAAAAGAGATGACGCGTTTGATCATGGAAGTAAGTGGCTTGCGTTCACAATTTTTCGTTCGACTCCATCAGCGCTTCGAGCAGCAAGCTGCCATGGCTAACCACCCTTTCCCCGGGGGCAACCCCCTGCAAAATCGGCACCCGGCGGTTGCTCTCGGCCGCCACCTTCACGGAGCGGCGTTCATATTGACCGGGGGCCTTTTCCACGAAGAGGAAATGATGGCTGTTCTTCAGGTAAACGGCTTGGGTCGGCACATCCACCCCAGTGGCCGTGTCCCGCGTGATCTCCACACTCACATACATCTCCGCCTTCAGCGCCCGATCAGGATTGCTGACCGAACCGCGCACCTTGACAGCGCGGGTGATGGGGTCCAGCGAATCGCCCACCGCATCCACCTTGCCGTCGAACACACGGTCGCCCAGCGCGCGGCTATGGATGTGTACCGTAGCGCCTGGTTTAAGCCAACCCAGATCCAAATCCGCCACATCCAGCAAAACCCAAAGCCGCGTTGGGTCGGAAATCACGAAGAGCGGCGCGAACAAATTGGGGGCGTTGGCCAACATTTGGTCCGGGCGCACCTCCTGGCCCGGGTTGATATTTTTTTCCATCATTACCCCTGCCAACGGACTGCGCAATATGAAAACCGGGTCCAACCGATCTGGAGAACCGCCGTAAATTGCCAACCTGGCTTCAGCGCGTTGTTTTTCCGTCCCGGCATTGGCGAAGGCATTTTCGTTCGCCTCGACGTCCTTGCGCGGGGCCGCCCCATGTTCAAACAAATCCCGCACCCGATTCAACGCGGTCTGGGCCAGGATGAAATCCGCCCGGGCTTTGTGAACGTCCGCCTGGGCTTGACCGAAATCCGGTGATTCAATTTCCGCCAGCGCGTCGCCGACTTTCACCGTTTGACCCACGTCCACTAATAAACGGCTCACTCGTCCCGCCAACGGTGAAAACACGCGCACGGTAACATCGTCATTCCAAACGATCCGTCCGGTTAAATGCTGTACCGAGTTGGTTCGTGGCTCAACGGCCTCAACCGTCAGGGAACCCAGTTGCGGTGAATCCGATTTTATGAGGATCTGCTCGCCATCGCGTTTGACCGCAGATGCTGGTTCCGGTTGGGACGGCGGTTGGCATCCCGTCATTAGACCGACGCAAAACAAAACGAAAGAAAGAGATGATTTCATTGGTGTTTGGTTTCGGTTGGCAGGGCTTCCCGGGCGGCTTTCAGCGCCGCCGCCGCCGTGGCGGTGTCGCTCAGCGCCTGCAGGGTGGCCATGCGGATATCATTGTCATTGCGCTCCGCCGATAAAAGGTCCAGCACGGTTGCGCCGCCTTTGCGGTAGGAGTAGGTCAGCGTTTCGAGAATCTGGGCCGACTTGGGACGAATCGAGTCCCGGTAATTCAACCAGCGTTTGCGCGCCTCGTCATGCGCGACGCCAGCGATGGCAATATCGGCGGCGGCCATCGCTTTGGCTCTTTCCAGTTCGATACTGCTCTGCTCGCGAGCCGCCTCGGCGGCCTTGATGTTGCCCCGGTTGTTATTCCACAAAGGCAGGGGGAAGCTTACCCCCACGCCAATGGTGTTGGGCAAATCGCCCGGGTTCCGTTCGTATTGCAGGGAAACGGTTGGATCAGGGATGCGATACGCTTTCTGCAGACGCAGGTCCGCCTCAGCCTTCTTGACCGCTTGTTCCGCCGCCACAATGTCCGCGCGCGCCGCCCCGGGTCCCGGAGATTCCCCGGCAATCAAACTGACCGCCAAGGTTTCAAGGTTATCGCTGAGGAGTATTTCGCCGGAAGGTTTGGGTATGCCCATCAAATTTTCGAGGGTGATGCGCGCCGTCCGGGCGTTGGCTGACGCGGTTTGGGCGTCCAATTCAAAACGTTCAGCCGTGATTTCAATCTGGCTCTTATCCGCGCGTGAAATATCACCCGCGTTGAAGCGGTCCTGGGCAATCCGGGTTTCCTTGCGGAGCGTTTCGGAGGATTGCCGGAGCACCTGAACGTTGGCCTCGGCCAGGACTGCCGCCGCGTAGGCTTTGCTGATCGCCAAGTCCAGCACGCGCCGGGCATCCCACAACCGCGCGCGCCCCCCGGCCAATCCGGCCTCGACGGAGACTTGCCGATGACGCCGCTTGCCACCGACTTCAAAGAGTTGATTGACCGCCAGAATCGTATCGTAGCTGCGTTCCAGCAGGCCATTGCCCATGGTGCTGCCGTTGCCGTGGTTATCCATGCTAACTTTACTGGTGGAGAGCGAGACCGTGGGATTGGGAAATTCATGCGCGATGAGCCGCTGGGCGGTAGCGGCATCCACGTCGCTGCGGGCCGCCAGCAAATCCCAGTTGCGCTCGAAAGCCATCTGTTGCGCCTCCGTCAACGTCAGGTGTGCTGGAGAACCGCCCGCTGCGGAAATTCCTGCCTGGCTTGCCGATACCGCAGTCAGGGCCAATAGCCCGGCCAAGAACAGCTTCCCAACCGCGCCACTCCATTCCGTCATTAAATTGTATAATCGCATCATTAGTATTCTACCGACGGTGTGAATATAATGGCGTGGCCGCGCCGGTCAATCAGGGCATGGCCTAATTCGCGTGTAGGGTGGGATACTACACGCCGATTCGCAAACCGCAGGGTCTGAAGAATCAGCTTTGGTGGTTACGGTCGTGCCAGCGGACGGCCTCCCGGAGCAGTTCGGTGGCGCTGCCCAGGTTCATCTTTTCCTTGATGCGCGCGCAGTAGGCTTGAACGGTTTTCAGGCTGATCCGAAGCGTTTCCGAAATCTGGCGCGTGCCCTGGCCCCGCCCCAGCAGCTCAAACACTTCCAATTCCCGATCACTAAGCGACCCAATGGGGGAGGCCCCTTCCATCGTATGGCCCTTGACAAAGCGGGTGGTGATCGCGGCGGTGACATTTTCACTGAGACTCACTTTCCCCGCCAACACCTCACGAATCGCGTGGATCACCTTCTTGGTCGTTTCGCGCTTCATCAGGTAGCCGCTGGCCCCGGCCCGCAGGGCGCGCTCGGCGTAATGCGTCTCCTCGTGCATCGAGAGGACCAACACCGCCACGGAAGGGCAGGACTGCCTGATGTCCTTGATCAGTTCAATGCCGGAGGAATCTTTAAGGGACAAATCAACAGTCGCCACGTTTGGGCGCGTCGCCAGGATGGCCTGGAGGGCTTGTGGCGCACTCTCCGCTTCTCCGCACACCATGAGGTCCGGCTGCTGATGGATCAGGTTGGTTAACCATTCCCGCACCAACGGATGGTCGTCCACGAGAAAGATCGTTTGCTTGGATTCAGCGGGCATGGTGGTTTTTATCATCACTGTCGTTGGTGGTGGGCAGCCGTGGAATGGAACAGATTACGACGGTCCCGCCAGTAAGCGCGGGTTCCACGGAAAGGGTTCCCTGCATCATGGCCGCCCGGTGAGCCATGATGCGAATGCCCAAGCCATCCGTTTTCGGGTTGGTCTCCGGGAGCCCAACGCCGTCATCCTCGATGGTCAGGAGCACCCGCCCGGCCTGTTCGCACAAGCTGATCAGAATCTGCTTTGCCTTGCCGTGCCGGATGGCATTACTGACAGCTTCCTGGGCAATGCGATAGAGATGGGTCGCCGCCTCATCGTTATGAATCAGTACCGGCGTTTCGCATTCAAAGCTGCATTGCAGCTTGGCCGTCTCCGTGAGTTTCCTGGCCAGTTCCTCGAATGCCGCCATCAGCCCTTCCGCTTCCATTTGCACGGGATAAAGCCCGTGCGCCAGGTTGCGCGCCAGCGTGATCCCTTCCTCGACGAGGTCAACAATCTTGCTCGCGTCATCGGACTCGGGCAGCGACTTGGCGGCAAGCCGTTCCTGCAAAACCTGTCCCGCCAAGGCGGTGCCCGTCAAATGCTGG
Above is a window of Verrucomicrobiota bacterium DNA encoding:
- a CDS encoding TolC family protein: MMRLYNLMTEWSGAVGKLFLAGLLALTAVSASQAGISAAGGSPAHLTLTEAQQMAFERNWDLLAARSDVDAATAQRLIAHEFPNPTVSLSTSKVSMDNHGNGSTMGNGLLERSYDTILAVNQLFEVGGKRRHRQVSVEAGLAGGRARLWDARRVLDLAISKAYAAAVLAEANVQVLRQSSETLRKETRIAQDRFNAGDISRADKSQIEITAERFELDAQTASANARTARITLENLMGIPKPSGEILLSDNLETLAVSLIAGESPGPGAARADIVAAEQAVKKAEADLRLQKAYRIPDPTVSLQYERNPGDLPNTIGVGVSFPLPLWNNNRGNIKAAEAAREQSSIELERAKAMAAADIAIAGVAHDEARKRWLNYRDSIRPKSAQILETLTYSYRKGGATVLDLLSAERNDNDIRMATLQALSDTATAAAALKAAREALPTETKHQ
- a CDS encoding efflux RND transporter periplasmic adaptor subunit produces the protein MTGCQPPSQPEPASAVKRDGEQILIKSDSPQLGSLTVEAVEPRTNSVQHLTGRIVWNDDVTVRVFSPLAGRVSRLLVDVGQTVKVGDALAEIESPDFGQAQADVHKARADFILAQTALNRVRDLFEHGAAPRKDVEANENAFANAGTEKQRAEARLAIYGGSPDRLDPVFILRSPLAGVMMEKNINPGQEVRPDQMLANAPNLFAPLFVISDPTRLWVLLDVADLDLGWLKPGATVHIHSRALGDRVFDGKVDAVGDSLDPITRAVKVRGSVSNPDRALKAEMYVSVEITRDTATGVDVPTQAVYLKNSHHFLFVEKAPGQYERRSVKVAAESNRRVPILQGVAPGERVVSHGSLLLEALMESNEKL
- a CDS encoding sensor histidine kinase; the encoded protein is MMGLLARLEKLSRSALKLAGLALLALIGLIDYVTGYEMFFSVFYLLAVGLAAWFVGRGFGLLLSVLSVAVWIGGDLAAGAQYSSSLIPIWNAVILMVFYFIVVWLMTSLRSLHRDLEARVQERTLALRREMAERERLEEEILKISEREQRRIGHDLHDSLCQHLTGTALAGQVLQERLAAKSLPESDDASKIVDLVEEGITLARNLAHGLYPVQMEAEGLMAAFEELARKLTETAKLQCSFECETPVLIHNDEAATHLYRIAQEAVSNAIRHGKAKQILISLCEQAGRVLLTIEDDGVGLPETNPKTDGLGIRIMAHRAAMMQGTLSVEPALTGGTVVICSIPRLPTTNDSDDKNHHAR
- a CDS encoding response regulator transcription factor; translated protein: MPAESKQTIFLVDDHPLVREWLTNLIHQQPDLMVCGEAESAPQALQAILATRPNVATVDLSLKDSSGIELIKDIRQSCPSVAVLVLSMHEETHYAERALRAGASGYLMKRETTKKVIHAIREVLAGKVSLSENVTAAITTRFVKGHTMEGASPIGSLSDRELEVFELLGRGQGTRQISETLRISLKTVQAYCARIKEKMNLGSATELLREAVRWHDRNHQS